The DNA sequence TAAAATTTATAATCGGCATTTGGAAATACATACGATCCTATATCTCTTCCGTCTAGTATAACAGAACTTTTATTTCCTATATCTCTTTGTACATCAACCATTAAATGTCTTACATCTTTTATTTGAGCTATATTAGATACATTGTGACTTACCTGAGGAGTTCTTATTTCTTCTTTTAATATCTTTCCATCTAAGTATATATTATTATCTTTAAAATCTATATCACTATTTTTAGCTACTTCAACTATTGCATTTTCATCATTTATATCTATATTATTTGTAAGAACCTTATAAGTTATAGCTCTATACATAGCTCCTGTATCTATATAATTTATATTTAACTTATCAGCAACAATTTTTGCTATAGTACTTTTTCCTGCACCTGCTGGACCATCTACTGCTATTACTAAATTTTTCATTTAATTCACTCCTATTCACTTATATCGGGTCTTAATTTTTTTGCTTCATTTAAATAAATATGTTTTAATTCTTTTTTATTTTTATTACTATTTATATTTATCATTACACGGATACATTTACTTAAACTTCCTTTTATATATTTCTCTTCAAAGTTAAGTAATGGTGTATCACAAATATTTAACATATCTCTAACTGCTACTGATGGATATATACAATCTAAATCATTAGTCATTGTAAATACCATACTAATTATATCATCTATATCTAAACTATTTTCTCGTATTATACTTTCTACCATAATCTTTGTCTCATTTAAGATTTCTTCTTTAGAGTTTTCCCTTACTGTCGTAGCACCTCTAATTGCTAATACTCTCACTTAATAATCACTTCCTGCTAAATATCCTGTTGAAAAAGCTATCTGAAGATTATACCCTCCAGTTTCAGCATCTACATCTATAACTTCTCCAGCAAAGAATAAGTTTTTAATTAATTTTGATTCCATAGTTGATGCATTTATTTCTTTTACACTAACACCACCACTTGTAACCATAGCGGCTTTAATTGTTAGCATTTCAGATATAGTAAGTTTCATATCTTTTATATATTCTATTATTTTTAATTCATCTTCTTTTTTTAGTTCATTTGGTTTTATATCAATTAAATTTAGTAAAGTTAAAACTTCTTTTATAAAATTCTGAGGTACTATTCCTTTTAAATTTGTTAATATATTCTTATTTGGATTTTCTCTTATTATCTTTGAAATTTCATCCTTAGAAATATTAGGTAAAAAGTCTAAACTTAATTCTACATTACCATTATCTAATGCCTTATTTATATATGATGAAAACTTTAAAACTCCAGGTCCTGAAATACCAAAATGAGTAAATATCATGTCCCCTTGGGTTTCAATTTTCTTTTTCTTAATCTTTGTAGTCAATAATACATCTTTCATAGCTACTCCTTGAAGATTTTTAACAAAAGACTCTTTTATAACTAATGGTATTAATGCTGGATACAAAGGTTTTATTGTATGTCCATGCGATTTTAAAATATTAAACATAGATCCATCTGATCCAGTTGCAGGGTAACTTTTGCCTCCAGTAGTAACTATAACTTTATCACAGTATAAATCTTTACCACTATTTGTTTTAACACCTTTTACTATATCATCCTCAATGATTAAGTCTACAACTGTAGTATTATAAAAAATCTTTACATTATTTTTTAGAAGATCATTTTTTAATACTTCAATAACCTCATCAGCTTTATCAGACTTTGTATATACCTTTTCATCATACTCAACTTTATATTCTAAATTATTTTTACTAAAATATTCTAATAAATCATGATTAGAAAATGTATAAAATGAACTATATAAGAACTTTTTATTGTTGACAACCTTATCAAAAAAATCTTCTATATTTCTGTTATTTGTTATATTACATCTACCACCGCCTGTGAGTTTTAGCTTCTTTCCAATCTCATTATTTTTTTCTATAAGAATTACTTCATTTTGTTTTGAAGCTGAGATTGAAGCCATAATTCCAGCCGGACCACCTCCAACAACTATAACTTTTGACATATTTATATCTCCTTACTCTAGTGCTGAATTATTAATTTTTTCATTGTTCTTTATATGAGTTGTATCATTCATTTTTATTACAACTGGACCATAATTTCTAAATTCTACTATATTTAAAGCTGTATTATCTTGTTTAATTCTATATATATTTTCCATACCTGAGTTTAAAAATGATAATAACATAACCCTAACAGTTACAGAATGAGTAACAAGAACTATATGTTTGTTGTTAAACTTTTTATTAAGTTCATCGATAAACTTATCTACTCTTTCTTTTATTATATGTAATGTTTCTCCCTCTGGTATTTGAGCTAGATGAGGTTCATTTCTCCATGATGTATATATATCTGCATAATCTGATTTAATTTCATCAATTAGTAATCCTTCCCATTTTCCAAATCCCATTTCTCTAAGAGCCTCTGTTTTTTCAACTTCTATATTTAGGCTATTGCCAAGAATTTTGGCAGTTTGAACAGCTCTTCCTAAATCGCTAGAAAAAATATAATCTATATTATAATTTTCAGACATGCTCTTTGCTAATTCCTCTGCTTGTTCTATACCTTTAGCAGTTAAATCAGAATTTCCATGACCTTGAGTTTTGCCTAGAATATTCCAATTGGTTTGACCATGTCTAACTATGTAAAATGTATTTGCCATAAGTCTCCTCCTATATTTATATGTCTTTAGTTTAAGCGCTTCTCAAAACTTTATTATATCATAATTTGACAAATTTAAAAACTTAAACATACAAATCTATATATAAGGACAGACTATATAAAGAATAATCATAAAGGAGTTTTCATATATTATGTATAAATTTAAATGCTTAATACTTTTAATATTTATATCTAGTTTATTGTTAGGTATTGGGAAAAAGGATGAAAAATTATTTGAAGAGGATTATATATATAAAAACATATATATAGAGAATATAGATGTATCATCTATGACTAAAGATGAAGCTTTAAAGTTAGTTAATAAAACATATAAACTAAAGCCTATTAAATTAAAATCCGCAGATAAAACTTATACATTAAGTCCTGATGATATAAATTTAAGCTTTAATGTAGAAAATGCTGTAGATAAAGCCTATTTCTATACTAAAACCAAAAGTACTGTTGAAAATCTAAAACGAAAGTTAAATTTGCGCATCAAAGACAAATATATAATTAAACTCATACCTACTTATGATGAAGCTAAGTTAAGTAAAATTTTAAATAAAATTTGTAATGATACAGATAAGGAAGTAGTAAATGCAACTATAAAAATAAATGATAATGGCAGTATAAAAAAAACTAAATCTAAAAATGGTAGAAAAGTAGATTTGGTGGATTTAAAAGAAAATATATATAATATGATTTTATATAAAAATCTAAAAGATATAGATGTAAAAATAGATTCAACAACCCCAAAAGTATTAACTTCTGATGTAGAATCTATTAACACCGTTTTGGGACAATTTAGTACAACCTTTAATCATACTACATCTAGAGGCAGTAATATATCTATTGCATCTAATAGTACTAGTGATATTTTATTGCTTCCACATAATGAATTTTCCTATAATAATGCTACCGGATCTAGAACATGGCATAATGGATATAAATCTGCTAAGGTTATAGTTGGAGGAAAATATGTAAATGGAGAAGGTGGTGGAGTTTGTCAAGTATCCACTACAATTTATAATGCAGCGCTTATTTCAGGAATGGATATACAAGAGGTTCATAATCATACATTTATTTCAAGATATGCACCTGCAGGTAGAGATGCTGCTGTTTCCTATGGATATACCGATTTTAAATTTATAAACCCATTTAAACATCCTATTTATATAAAAAATATAGTTAATAACGGAGTAATAACTTCTAAAATATATGGTTGTAATGAAGATAGAGAAAAACTATATATATTAACTAAAAACAATTATGAAGACGATAAAATTAAAGTAGATACTTATAGGATATATTTAGATGAGGAAGGAAACAAAATTAGAGAAGAATTAATTAGTAAAAATGTATATAGAAAAAAATAAAAGGATAGGTTTATACCTATCCTTTTATTTTTTGAACTTCACTATCTATCAATTGTAAATTATATTGTTGTATTAACTGATCTAATAATT is a window from the Paraclostridium sordellii genome containing:
- the cmk gene encoding (d)CMP kinase, which gives rise to MKNLVIAVDGPAGAGKSTIAKIVADKLNINYIDTGAMYRAITYKVLTNNIDINDENAIVEVAKNSDIDFKDNNIYLDGKILKEEIRTPQVSHNVSNIAQIKDVRHLMVDVQRDIGNKSSVILDGRDIGSYVFPNADYKFYLVASPEERGERRYKELINKGYETTLDEVINDVIRRDEIDSNREFAPLVKAKDAIEIDTTGKNIDNVVESLISKIK
- the aroH gene encoding chorismate mutase; the protein is MRVLAIRGATTVRENSKEEILNETKIMVESIIRENSLDIDDIISMVFTMTNDLDCIYPSVAVRDMLNICDTPLLNFEEKYIKGSLSKCIRVMININSNKNKKELKHIYLNEAKKLRPDISE
- a CDS encoding BaiN/RdsA family NAD(P)/FAD-dependent oxidoreductase, producing MSKVIVVGGGPAGIMASISASKQNEVILIEKNNEIGKKLKLTGGGRCNITNNRNIEDFFDKVVNNKKFLYSSFYTFSNHDLLEYFSKNNLEYKVEYDEKVYTKSDKADEVIEVLKNDLLKNNVKIFYNTTVVDLIIEDDIVKGVKTNSGKDLYCDKVIVTTGGKSYPATGSDGSMFNILKSHGHTIKPLYPALIPLVIKESFVKNLQGVAMKDVLLTTKIKKKKIETQGDMIFTHFGISGPGVLKFSSYINKALDNGNVELSLDFLPNISKDEISKIIRENPNKNILTNLKGIVPQNFIKEVLTLLNLIDIKPNELKKEDELKIIEYIKDMKLTISEMLTIKAAMVTSGGVSVKEINASTMESKLIKNLFFAGEVIDVDAETGGYNLQIAFSTGYLAGSDY
- a CDS encoding histidine phosphatase family protein produces the protein MANTFYIVRHGQTNWNILGKTQGHGNSDLTAKGIEQAEELAKSMSENYNIDYIFSSDLGRAVQTAKILGNSLNIEVEKTEALREMGFGKWEGLLIDEIKSDYADIYTSWRNEPHLAQIPEGETLHIIKERVDKFIDELNKKFNNKHIVLVTHSVTVRVMLLSFLNSGMENIYRIKQDNTALNIVEFRNYGPVVIKMNDTTHIKNNEKINNSALE
- a CDS encoding VanW family protein — encoded protein: MYKFKCLILLIFISSLLLGIGKKDEKLFEEDYIYKNIYIENIDVSSMTKDEALKLVNKTYKLKPIKLKSADKTYTLSPDDINLSFNVENAVDKAYFYTKTKSTVENLKRKLNLRIKDKYIIKLIPTYDEAKLSKILNKICNDTDKEVVNATIKINDNGSIKKTKSKNGRKVDLVDLKENIYNMILYKNLKDIDVKIDSTTPKVLTSDVESINTVLGQFSTTFNHTTSRGSNISIASNSTSDILLLPHNEFSYNNATGSRTWHNGYKSAKVIVGGKYVNGEGGGVCQVSTTIYNAALISGMDIQEVHNHTFISRYAPAGRDAAVSYGYTDFKFINPFKHPIYIKNIVNNGVITSKIYGCNEDREKLYILTKNNYEDDKIKVDTYRIYLDEEGNKIREELISKNVYRKK